A single region of the Aurantiacibacter sp. MUD11 genome encodes:
- the recJ gene encoding single-stranded-DNA-specific exonuclease RecJ, protein MATRPTVLGVERSLTGKAWLWRGGNMQIEGEAHGLGDDITTQLLLSRGVERDDLDRHRNPSLREFLPDPSQFNDMDRAAERLAEAVLARETITIYGDYDVDGATSSALLIRLLRMLGHDARHYIPDRLLEGYGPSGEALLKIGEEGSSLIVTVDCGAMAHEALGMAHDAGIDVIVVDHHKCAPDLPRSYALVNPNRLDENDLAAAHGHLAAVGVAFLLAIAVVRTLRERGYFAERAEPDLFSLLDLVALGTVADVAAIRGLNRAFVAQGLKVMGKRANTGMAALIDASRLKAAPKCSDCGFALGPRINAGGRVGEATLGVRLLTTEDPDEARAIAEQLSTLNEERRAIEAAVQEEAEAQLAAQHNRAVVCLAGSGWHPGVIGIVAGRIKEKTGKPSLVIAVDAEAGQGKGSGRSIAGVDLGAAIIGAREAGLLVAGGGHAMAAGLTVEADKLDALSDWLDERLAAAVAKASAEQTMLLDLSVAPGGLTPDLVETLENAGPYGVGWPGPRIAVGPVHVIKADIVGNDHLRVIAAGQDGRSLKAIAFRAASSEMGQSILHGSKGRRLWLAGRAKIDDWGARPAAELHLEDAAWAD, encoded by the coding sequence ATGGCCACAAGACCTACAGTTCTTGGTGTAGAAAGATCACTAACCGGCAAGGCGTGGCTTTGGCGCGGTGGCAACATGCAGATCGAAGGCGAGGCGCATGGGCTGGGTGACGACATCACCACGCAGCTCCTGCTCTCTCGTGGCGTGGAGCGCGACGATCTCGATCGCCACCGCAATCCCTCCTTGCGGGAATTCCTGCCGGACCCGTCGCAGTTCAACGACATGGATCGGGCTGCCGAGCGGCTCGCCGAAGCCGTCCTCGCCCGCGAGACGATCACGATCTACGGCGACTACGATGTCGATGGCGCCACCAGTTCGGCCCTGCTGATCCGGCTGCTGCGGATGCTGGGCCACGATGCCCGGCACTACATCCCGGATCGCCTGCTCGAAGGCTACGGCCCCAGCGGCGAAGCCCTGCTGAAGATCGGCGAGGAAGGCTCCAGCCTGATCGTTACCGTCGATTGCGGCGCCATGGCGCATGAGGCGCTGGGCATGGCGCATGACGCAGGCATCGACGTCATCGTGGTCGATCACCACAAGTGCGCCCCGGACCTGCCGCGCAGCTATGCCCTGGTGAACCCGAATCGGCTCGACGAGAATGACCTGGCGGCCGCGCACGGGCATCTGGCTGCGGTCGGGGTCGCCTTCCTGCTGGCCATTGCAGTGGTCCGCACCCTGCGCGAGCGCGGCTACTTCGCCGAGCGGGCTGAGCCGGACCTGTTCTCCTTGCTCGACCTGGTCGCGCTGGGGACCGTTGCCGATGTCGCGGCGATCCGCGGGCTGAACCGCGCCTTCGTGGCGCAAGGCCTCAAGGTGATGGGCAAACGTGCAAACACCGGCATGGCGGCGCTGATCGACGCCAGCCGTCTGAAGGCAGCGCCGAAATGCAGCGACTGCGGTTTCGCGCTCGGCCCGCGAATCAATGCCGGTGGCCGCGTGGGCGAAGCGACGCTGGGCGTGCGCCTGCTGACGACCGAGGATCCGGACGAGGCGCGCGCCATTGCCGAACAGCTTTCCACGCTCAACGAGGAACGCCGCGCCATCGAGGCCGCTGTGCAGGAAGAAGCCGAAGCGCAGCTCGCTGCCCAGCACAATCGCGCCGTGGTTTGCCTGGCGGGCAGTGGCTGGCACCCTGGCGTCATCGGCATCGTGGCCGGGCGAATCAAGGAAAAGACCGGCAAGCCCAGCCTGGTGATCGCGGTGGACGCGGAAGCGGGACAGGGCAAGGGCTCGGGCCGCTCAATTGCGGGTGTCGATCTTGGCGCCGCGATCATCGGCGCGCGAGAGGCGGGCCTGCTGGTGGCTGGCGGCGGCCACGCCATGGCCGCTGGCCTGACGGTGGAAGCGGACAAGCTCGACGCCTTGAGCGACTGGCTGGACGAAAGGTTGGCGGCTGCCGTGGCGAAGGCCAGCGCCGAACAGACCATGTTGCTCGACCTGTCGGTGGCCCCCGGCGGACTGACGCCCGACCTTGTCGAGACGCTGGAGAACGCCGGGCCCTACGGCGTCGGCTGGCCGGGGCCGCGCATCGCGGTCGGCCCGGTGCATGTCATCAAGGCGGATATCGTCGGTAACGACCACCTGCGCGTGATCGCCGCCGGGCAGGATGGCCGCAGCCTGAAGGCCATCGCCTTCCGCGCCGCTTCCAGCGAGATGGGGCAATCGATTCTGCATGGTTCCAAGGGCCGCCGACTGTGGCTGGCAGGCCGCGCAAAGATCGACGATTGGGGCGCGCGCCCTGCGGCGGAATTGCATCTGGAAGACGCTGCCTGGGCGGACTGA
- the ilvC gene encoding ketol-acid reductoisomerase, with product MKVYYDADADMNLITDKKIVVLGYGSQGHAHAQNLRDSGVKDVAIALREGSATAKKAEAAGFEVLSNEEAAKQADILMILAPDEYQAAIWANDLKGKMKKGAALAFAHGLNIHFGLIEPTDDIDVIMIAPKGPGHTVRSEYQRGGGVPCLIAIHQDVTGNAHDVALAYASGVGGGRSGIIETNFKEECETDLFGEQAVLCGGISHLIMAGFETLVEAGYAPEMAYFECLHETKLIVDLLYEGGIANMRYSISNTAEYGDYHTGPRVITEETKAEMKRVLDDIQKGKFVQRFMLDNAIGNPEMKAARKRQAEHPIEQTGAQLRAMMPWITANKLVDKEKN from the coding sequence ATGAAAGTCTATTACGACGCCGACGCCGACATGAACCTCATCACCGACAAGAAGATCGTCGTGCTCGGCTATGGCAGCCAGGGCCATGCCCATGCGCAGAACCTGCGCGATTCCGGCGTGAAGGACGTCGCGATTGCCCTGCGCGAAGGCTCCGCCACCGCGAAGAAGGCCGAAGCCGCCGGGTTCGAGGTGCTGAGCAACGAGGAAGCAGCCAAGCAGGCCGACATCCTCATGATCCTCGCGCCGGACGAATACCAGGCCGCGATCTGGGCCAACGACCTGAAGGGCAAGATGAAGAAGGGCGCCGCGCTTGCCTTCGCCCACGGCCTCAACATCCATTTCGGCCTGATCGAGCCGACCGACGACATCGACGTCATCATGATCGCGCCCAAGGGCCCCGGCCACACCGTGCGCAGCGAATACCAGCGCGGCGGCGGCGTGCCCTGCCTGATCGCCATCCACCAGGACGTGACCGGCAATGCCCATGACGTTGCCCTCGCCTACGCCAGCGGCGTTGGCGGCGGTCGTTCGGGCATCATTGAGACCAACTTCAAGGAAGAGTGCGAGACCGACCTGTTCGGCGAACAGGCCGTGCTGTGCGGCGGCATCAGCCACCTGATCATGGCCGGTTTCGAAACGCTGGTGGAAGCCGGTTACGCGCCGGAAATGGCCTATTTCGAGTGCCTGCACGAGACCAAGCTGATCGTCGACCTGCTGTATGAAGGCGGCATCGCCAACATGCGCTACTCGATTTCCAACACTGCCGAATACGGCGACTATCACACCGGCCCGCGCGTCATCACCGAAGAGACCAAGGCCGAGATGAAGCGCGTCCTCGACGACATCCAGAAGGGCAAGTTCGTGCAGCGCTTCATGCTTGACAACGCCATCGGCAACCCGGAAATGAAGGCCGCCCGCAAGCGCCAGGCCGAACATCCCATCGAGCAGACCGGTGCCCAGCTGCGCGCGATGATGCCGTGGATTACCGCCAACAAGCTGGTGGACAAGGAAAAGAACTAA
- a CDS encoding YceI family protein, producing MRKTILASTAAIGLAALSVTALNAQGAPEAEMDTSAITSGSYSTDPAHTLVGWRLDHLGFNDYFGIYGDITGTLELDTENLANSSVDVTIPLATPTVASAGLRDHLLRDGADGAAPDFFGSDPAPARFVSTAVHQTGDTTAHIMGDLTFNGVTKPVTIQAELAGMGTNMMSQKETVGFHGTTTINRSEWNLGWGIPFGLGDEVELDITVAFEKN from the coding sequence ATGCGTAAGACCATCCTTGCTTCGACCGCCGCCATCGGCCTTGCCGCGCTTTCCGTAACCGCCCTCAACGCGCAGGGCGCGCCCGAGGCGGAGATGGACACCAGCGCCATCACCTCCGGCAGCTATTCCACCGATCCGGCGCATACGCTGGTCGGCTGGCGTCTCGATCACCTGGGCTTCAACGACTACTTCGGCATCTACGGCGACATCACCGGCACGCTGGAACTGGATACGGAAAACCTCGCCAACTCCAGCGTCGACGTGACCATCCCGCTCGCCACGCCGACCGTCGCCAGCGCCGGCCTGCGCGATCACCTGCTGCGTGACGGTGCCGATGGTGCCGCGCCCGACTTCTTCGGTTCCGACCCGGCGCCGGCTCGCTTCGTGTCCACCGCTGTCCACCAGACCGGTGACACGACCGCGCACATCATGGGTGACCTGACCTTCAACGGCGTCACCAAGCCGGTGACCATCCAGGCCGAACTGGCCGGCATGGGCACCAACATGATGAGCCAGAAGGAAACCGTCGGCTTCCACGGTACCACCACGATCAACCGTTCGGAGTGGAACCTTGGCTGGGGCATCCCCTTCGGCCTGGGTGACGAGGTCGAACTGGACATCACGGTCGCCTTCGAAAAGAACTAA
- the ilvN gene encoding acetolactate synthase small subunit codes for MKIQHRQHERHVLTVVVDNEPGILAKITGLFTARGYNIDSLTVADISEDHAISRITIVTNGPPNVIDQIQAQLDRLVPVHRVVDLSEEGPHVERELALVKVRGKGDDRVEALRIAEVFRASVIDTTTESFVFELTGATDKIDNFVALMRELGLVEVGRSGVVGMMRGTEGS; via the coding sequence ATGAAGATTCAGCATCGCCAGCACGAGCGGCACGTTCTCACCGTGGTCGTGGATAACGAGCCGGGCATCCTCGCCAAGATCACCGGCCTGTTCACCGCGCGCGGCTACAACATCGACAGCCTGACCGTGGCCGACATCTCGGAAGACCATGCGATCAGCCGCATCACCATCGTCACCAACGGTCCGCCCAACGTGATCGACCAGATCCAGGCACAGCTGGACCGGCTGGTGCCCGTGCACCGCGTGGTCGACCTGTCGGAAGAAGGTCCGCACGTCGAGCGCGAGCTGGCGCTGGTGAAGGTACGCGGCAAGGGTGACGACCGCGTGGAGGCGCTGCGCATCGCCGAGGTGTTCCGCGCCAGCGTGATCGACACCACCACCGAAAGCTTCGTCTTCGAACTGACCGGCGCGACCGACAAGATCGACAATTTCGTCGCCCTCATGCGTGAACTCGGCCTCGTCGAGGTTGGCCGCTCCGGCGTAGTCGGCATGATGCGCGGCACGGAAGGTTCCTGA
- a CDS encoding AHH domain-containing protein → MERVALVHAKDGDFRRRRIGDRRKLPFRAVNQPGKPGHQPDMQRHHLVPCQLVESSGLCGMMQQLGRDRIGFDDFRRNGLLLPATTSAALRVGLPLHRGPHAGYNAMVAERVGQIEAVWSREVLRKPHEATCAAIMRLDLLQAGLRRRLLSSGPKKLRLNSKDPFRSGQDFTELDAMADQLWAGTAMGT, encoded by the coding sequence GTGGAGAGGGTCGCACTAGTCCACGCCAAGGATGGGGACTTTAGACGGCGCCGGATCGGCGACCGTCGCAAGCTGCCGTTCAGGGCGGTCAATCAGCCGGGTAAGCCTGGCCACCAGCCGGATATGCAACGCCATCACCTGGTACCTTGCCAGCTGGTCGAAAGCAGCGGGCTTTGCGGGATGATGCAGCAGCTTGGGCGGGATCGCATCGGGTTCGACGATTTTCGTCGCAACGGCCTGCTATTGCCCGCGACGACTTCCGCGGCCTTGCGCGTCGGCCTGCCGCTGCATCGGGGGCCACACGCCGGTTACAACGCGATGGTCGCGGAACGGGTGGGGCAGATCGAGGCGGTCTGGTCCCGCGAGGTGCTGCGCAAGCCGCATGAGGCGACATGTGCGGCCATCATGCGGCTGGACCTGCTGCAGGCCGGCTTGCGTCGGCGGCTGCTTTCATCCGGCCCGAAGAAGCTGCGTCTCAACAGCAAGGATCCCTTCCGGTCCGGCCAGGACTTTACCGAGCTCGATGCCATGGCCGACCAGCTTTGGGCGGGTACGGCGATGGGGACCTAG
- a CDS encoding OprO/OprP family phosphate-selective porin: protein MKKLFAASLLAASALTPAAASAQENMTEVMEELAAMRAEIARLNARVQELEAEQAQQEAEVATQVAAAVEAAVPPPAPAPTVTSGSPVEISWAGAPEIEGEGGWSFKPRGRLNLDAGTFSAPDSTGREDGFNSEIRRARLGVEGDIPGGFGYKFEIDFEGNAVTVTDAILSYEDGPVTVNVGQHNNFQSLEELTSSRWSSFIERAAFTDAFGFERRLGVSVELEPTDTVLIQGGLFSDNIGDLPGKAMSADGRVVFMPEIGDNQLHLGASVHYTDVPQGDTVRYRQRPLVHFTSERFINTGNMAASSEFGAGVEAAFISGPFHAVAEGFWQSTDMIGTMNDPTFFGGYVEAGVFLTGGDSRGYRGGTWNRTRPANPVDEGGMGAFQLNVRYDYLDLSDETVIGGTQNGYMASLVWVPTDYTRFLVNYARLEYDDAVHAAAGGLVDYAVDVIGVRAQIDF from the coding sequence ATGAAAAAACTCTTCGCCGCCTCGCTCCTCGCAGCCAGCGCCCTCACCCCCGCCGCCGCGTCGGCGCAGGAAAACATGACCGAGGTCATGGAAGAGCTCGCCGCCATGCGCGCCGAGATCGCCCGCCTCAACGCCCGCGTGCAGGAGCTCGAAGCCGAGCAGGCACAGCAGGAAGCCGAAGTCGCCACGCAGGTGGCCGCCGCGGTCGAAGCCGCCGTGCCCCCGCCCGCCCCGGCCCCGACCGTAACCTCTGGTTCCCCGGTCGAGATCAGCTGGGCCGGCGCCCCTGAAATCGAAGGCGAAGGTGGCTGGTCGTTCAAGCCGCGCGGTCGCCTCAACCTCGATGCCGGCACCTTCAGCGCGCCCGATTCGACAGGCCGCGAAGACGGCTTCAACAGCGAGATCCGCCGCGCCCGCCTAGGCGTCGAAGGCGATATTCCCGGCGGCTTCGGCTACAAGTTCGAAATCGATTTCGAAGGCAATGCGGTGACCGTTACGGACGCCATCCTGTCCTACGAAGACGGCCCGGTCACGGTGAACGTTGGCCAGCACAACAACTTCCAGTCGCTGGAAGAGCTGACCAGCAGCCGCTGGTCCTCCTTCATCGAGCGCGCTGCCTTCACCGATGCCTTTGGCTTCGAACGTCGCCTTGGCGTCTCGGTCGAGCTGGAGCCGACTGACACCGTGCTGATCCAGGGCGGCCTGTTCTCCGACAATATCGGCGACCTGCCGGGCAAGGCGATGAGCGCCGACGGCCGCGTGGTCTTCATGCCGGAAATCGGCGACAACCAGCTGCACCTGGGTGCCTCGGTCCACTACACCGACGTGCCGCAGGGCGACACGGTCCGCTATCGCCAGCGCCCGCTGGTGCACTTCACCAGTGAACGCTTCATCAACACCGGCAACATGGCCGCCTCCAGCGAATTCGGCGCCGGTGTCGAAGCCGCCTTCATCAGCGGTCCGTTCCACGCCGTGGCCGAAGGCTTCTGGCAGAGCACCGACATGATCGGCACGATGAACGACCCGACCTTCTTCGGCGGCTATGTCGAAGCGGGCGTGTTCCTGACCGGTGGCGACAGCCGTGGTTATCGTGGCGGTACCTGGAACCGCACCCGTCCGGCCAATCCGGTCGACGAAGGCGGCATGGGCGCGTTCCAGCTCAACGTCCGCTACGATTATCTCGACCTGAGTGACGAGACGGTCATCGGCGGTACGCAGAACGGTTACATGGCCAGCCTCGTCTGGGTGCCGACCGACTACACCCGCTTCCTGGTCAACTATGCCCGCCTCGAATACGACGATGCCGTTCACGCGGCAGCCGGCGGCCTGGTGGACTACGCCGTCGACGTGATCGGCGTTCGTGCACAAATCGACTTCTGA
- the leuA gene encoding 2-isopropylmalate synthase codes for MPMLRDPSAKYRPFPQVDLPDRQWPTRTITAPPRWLSTDLRDGNQSIIDPMDRAKKTRFFDLLLEVGVKEIEVGFPAAGQTEFDFISWLVQSGRVPEDVVIQVLTQSREDLIKRSFESLEGAHSAIVHLYNAVSPAWRDIVFRMSKQEVRDIAVRGAQLLVDEAAKRPDTKWHFEYSPETFSTAELDFSLEVCEAVMNVVGPTKEWPIILNLPATVEAATPNIYADQIEYFCRNLPNREAAVISLHTHNDRGTGVAAAELGLMAGADRVEGCLFGNGERTGNCCLVTVALNMYTQGVDPGLDFSDIDKVIETVEYCNELPVHQRHPYGGDLVFTAFSGSHQDAIKKGFEAHEQQNDQQWRVPYLPIDPADLGRDYEAVIRVNSQSGKGGFAWVLQQTQGLKLPKKLQADFSKHVQFMADDTGRELNSDDIWECFRKTYYLKVEKRKFRLVDYDEARTADGDRVFTGTIEVDGEEQRVSGRGKGLISSVLATIRETYGLDFEVLDYSEHALGTGVDARAAAYVEWALPDGRSGWGVGIDEDVATASVRAILSAANGAAHGPGTQRF; via the coding sequence ATGCCCATGCTCCGCGATCCGAGCGCGAAATACCGCCCCTTTCCGCAGGTCGATTTGCCCGACCGGCAATGGCCCACGCGCACCATCACCGCTCCGCCCCGCTGGCTCAGCACCGACCTGCGCGACGGCAACCAGTCGATCATCGACCCGATGGACCGCGCCAAGAAGACGCGTTTCTTCGACCTGCTGCTGGAAGTCGGGGTGAAGGAGATCGAGGTCGGCTTCCCCGCTGCCGGGCAGACCGAGTTCGATTTCATCAGCTGGCTGGTGCAGTCCGGCCGCGTACCGGAAGACGTGGTGATCCAGGTGCTCACCCAGTCCCGTGAAGACCTGATCAAGCGCAGCTTCGAAAGCCTTGAAGGCGCACATTCGGCCATCGTGCACCTCTACAACGCGGTGAGCCCGGCGTGGCGTGACATCGTCTTCCGCATGAGCAAGCAGGAAGTGCGCGACATCGCCGTGCGCGGGGCACAGCTGCTGGTGGACGAGGCAGCGAAGCGCCCGGACACCAAGTGGCACTTCGAATATTCGCCCGAGACCTTCTCCACCGCCGAACTCGATTTCAGCCTGGAGGTCTGCGAGGCGGTGATGAACGTGGTTGGCCCGACGAAGGAATGGCCGATCATCCTCAACCTGCCGGCCACGGTCGAGGCGGCGACGCCCAACATCTATGCCGACCAGATCGAGTATTTCTGCCGCAACCTGCCCAACCGCGAAGCGGCAGTGATCAGCCTGCACACGCATAACGACCGCGGCACCGGTGTAGCGGCAGCCGAACTGGGCCTGATGGCCGGCGCCGACCGTGTCGAGGGATGCCTGTTCGGCAATGGCGAGCGCACCGGCAACTGCTGCCTCGTGACGGTTGCCCTCAACATGTACACGCAGGGCGTCGATCCCGGCCTCGACTTTTCCGACATCGACAAGGTGATCGAGACGGTCGAGTACTGCAACGAACTACCCGTCCACCAGCGCCATCCCTACGGCGGCGACCTGGTGTTCACCGCCTTCTCCGGCAGCCATCAGGATGCCATCAAGAAGGGCTTCGAGGCGCACGAGCAGCAGAACGACCAGCAGTGGCGCGTACCTTACCTGCCGATCGACCCAGCGGACCTTGGTCGCGACTACGAAGCGGTAATCCGCGTCAACTCGCAGTCCGGCAAGGGCGGCTTTGCCTGGGTACTGCAGCAGACGCAGGGCCTGAAACTCCCCAAGAAGCTGCAGGCGGATTTCTCCAAGCACGTGCAGTTCATGGCCGACGACACCGGCCGCGAACTCAATTCCGACGACATCTGGGAATGCTTCCGCAAGACCTATTACCTCAAGGTCGAGAAGCGGAAGTTCCGCCTGGTCGACTATGACGAGGCCCGCACCGCCGATGGCGACCGCGTGTTCACCGGCACGATCGAGGTCGATGGCGAGGAACAGCGCGTATCGGGCCGCGGCAAGGGCCTGATCTCCAGCGTGCTGGCAACCATCCGTGAGACCTACGGCCTCGACTTCGAGGTGCTCGACTATTCGGAGCATGCGCTGGGTACCGGCGTCGATGCGCGCGCGGCTGCCTATGTCGAATGGGCGCTGCCCGATGGCCGCAGCGGCTGGGGCGTGGGGATCGACGAGGACGTGGCAACGGCCAGCGTGCGGGCGATCCTTTCGGCGGCCAACGGTGCCGCCCATGGCCCCGGCACGCAGCGCTTCTGA
- a CDS encoding ATP-binding protein: MEGRRIPFAGIVLAVVSGIIVAVSDLGIASIFAMVGVWILSFWLVVPLPPPPKKEVVEGVQLTRSGMRDLIEHSGLPMLMIDGNRIIVANKAAREAIGAHVTGQDARVALRHPAAVDLLSRKEGGSVTVQGLTGPRSNWQMTRQPIDDRYALVELINRTSEADVSRAHTDFVANASHELRTPLASIIGYMETLEDEGENIDPKRAAKFYGTVLREARRLQSLVEDLMSLSRVEAEKHDQPREPLDLAPLVRQSARDGAGLEREQRLMLDIEDGKLEIRGDRNQLEQLVRNLVDNALKYGGQDQSVEVGLRRGARDMVVLTVRDHGEGIAPEHLPHLTRRFYRTDPGRSRAAGGTGLGLAIVKHIVERHRGRLDIASKQGEGTTVTVRLPLMPAD; the protein is encoded by the coding sequence ATGGAGGGCCGTCGTATCCCCTTTGCCGGCATCGTGCTGGCTGTCGTGTCCGGCATCATCGTGGCCGTGTCCGACCTCGGAATCGCCTCCATCTTCGCGATGGTCGGCGTGTGGATCCTGTCCTTCTGGCTGGTCGTCCCCCTGCCCCCGCCGCCGAAGAAGGAGGTTGTCGAAGGCGTCCAGCTCACCCGCTCCGGGATGCGCGACCTGATCGAACACTCGGGCCTGCCGATGCTGATGATCGACGGGAACCGCATCATCGTCGCCAACAAGGCGGCGCGAGAAGCGATCGGCGCCCATGTCACCGGACAGGACGCCCGCGTCGCCTTGCGCCATCCCGCGGCGGTGGACCTGCTGTCCCGCAAGGAAGGCGGCAGCGTGACCGTGCAGGGCCTCACCGGCCCGCGCAGCAACTGGCAGATGACCCGCCAGCCGATCGACGACCGCTATGCGCTGGTGGAACTGATCAACCGCACCTCCGAAGCCGACGTCAGCCGCGCCCACACCGATTTCGTCGCCAATGCCAGCCACGAACTGCGCACGCCGCTCGCCTCAATCATCGGCTACATGGAAACGCTGGAGGACGAAGGCGAGAACATCGACCCCAAGCGCGCCGCCAAGTTCTACGGCACGGTGCTGCGCGAGGCGCGGCGCCTGCAATCGCTGGTGGAAGACCTGATGTCGCTGAGCCGGGTCGAGGCCGAGAAACACGACCAGCCGCGCGAACCGCTCGACCTTGCCCCGCTCGTCCGCCAGTCCGCCCGCGATGGCGCCGGCCTGGAGCGGGAGCAGCGCCTCATGCTCGACATCGAGGATGGCAAACTGGAGATTCGCGGTGACCGCAACCAGCTGGAGCAACTGGTCCGCAACCTCGTCGACAATGCGCTGAAGTATGGCGGGCAGGATCAGTCTGTCGAGGTCGGCCTGCGCCGTGGCGCGCGTGACATGGTTGTCCTGACCGTCCGCGATCACGGCGAAGGCATTGCGCCAGAGCACCTGCCGCACCTGACCCGCCGCTTCTATCGTACCGATCCGGGGCGCAGCCGGGCGGCAGGCGGCACCGGCCTGGGCCTCGCCATCGTCAAGCACATCGTCGAGCGCCACCGCGGCCGACTCGACATTGCCAGCAAGCAGGGCGAAGGCACCACGGTGACCGTACGCCTGCCGCTGATGCCCGCAGACTGA
- a CDS encoding Hpt domain-containing protein, producing the protein MADKVPICTRTQEPEPETFRPLGDPSYRALVIRYRARRDELLDALRLALAADAQASDWIMLAGELHKLAGVAANFGEEQLGNAARALECMLKEAGDPRNCKAALQQAWPHATNRD; encoded by the coding sequence ATGGCCGACAAAGTACCCATCTGCACGCGGACGCAGGAACCGGAACCCGAAACTTTCCGGCCCCTCGGAGATCCCTCCTACAGGGCGCTGGTCATCCGCTATCGCGCACGGCGCGATGAGCTGCTTGACGCGCTACGCCTTGCCCTGGCTGCCGATGCGCAGGCAAGCGACTGGATCATGCTGGCGGGCGAATTGCACAAGCTGGCGGGCGTCGCCGCCAATTTCGGGGAAGAGCAGCTGGGCAATGCCGCCAGGGCCCTCGAATGCATGCTGAAAGAAGCTGGCGACCCGCGCAACTGCAAAGCCGCCCTGCAACAGGCATGGCCCCATGCAACTAACCGAGACTAG